The following proteins are encoded in a genomic region of Emys orbicularis isolate rEmyOrb1 chromosome 19, rEmyOrb1.hap1, whole genome shotgun sequence:
- the LOC135891932 gene encoding methylthioribose-1-phosphate isomerase-like, with translation MVSGLGSGRAVAVNMARAAEELGAFASQEAQREEATAESLRESVIQWAEAMLEKDLRDNRSIGEHGARHLLQASPQDKVTVLTHCNTGSLATAGYGTALGMEGRSGYRAGAGRGAGLDMDGVGAEQGGGHLNADSLVVMWHGNRPSRTLNVAFSLPAVVVGADRVVDTANKVGTYQLAIAAKHHGIPFYVAAPSTSCDLSLAEGAEIVIEERPSQELTDVNGVRIAAPGIGVWNPAFDVTPHELITGGIITELGVFRPEELREALTRGEKGE, from the exons ATGGTCAGTGGATTGGG ctcCGGGAGGGCAGTGGCGGTGAACATGGCGCGGGCGGCCGAGGAGCTGGGGGCTTTCGCTTCCCAGGAGGCCCAGCGTGAGGAGGCCACAGCCGAGAGCCTGCGGGAGAG cgtcATCCAGTGGGCAGAGGCCATGCTAGAGAAGGATCTGCGGGACAACAGGAGCATCGGGGAGCACGGGGCGCGCCACCTGCTCCAGGCGTCACCGCAGGACAAGGTGACGGTGCTGACCCACTGCAACACCGGCTCCCTGGCCACCGCCGGCTATGGCACCGCTCTGGGTATGGAAGGGAGAAGTGGgtacagggctggggctgggcgcgGAGCAGGGCTGGATATGGACGGGgtaggggcggagcaggggg GTGGCCATCTCAATGCTGACTCCTTGGTGGTCATGTGGCACGGGAATCGCCCCTCCAGGACTTTAAACGTTGCATTCTCTCTCCCAGCTGTCGTTGTGGGAGCCGACCGGGTGGTGGACACCGCCAACAAAGTGGGCACCTACCAGCTGGCCATCGCTGCAAAGCATCATGGGATCCCCTTCTACGTGGCGGCCCCTAGCACCTCATGTGACCTGAGCTTGGCAGAAGGGGCTGAAATCGTGATTGAGGAGCGGCCGAGCCAGGAGCTGACGGACGTCAATGGAGTGAGGATCGCAGCGCCAG GGATTGGTGTTTGGAACCCGGCCTTCGACGTCACGCCGCACGAGCTCATCACTGGGGGCATCATCACGGAGCTTGGTGTCTTCCGCCCTGAAGAGCTCCGAGAGGCCCTCACCCGGGGAGAGAAAGGAGAGTGA
- the YJU2B gene encoding probable splicing factor YJU2B, translated as MGERKGVNKYYPPDFDPAKHVSLNKYRNSHPLRERARKLSQGILIIRFEMPYNIWCDGCKNHIGMGVRYNAEKKKVGNYYTTPIYRFRMKCHLCVNYIEMQTDPANCDYVIVSGAQRKEERWDMQDNEQILTTEHEEKKKLETDAMYRLEHGTVDQSKLQRAIPTLSNIQEAQSAWKDDFAINSMLRRKFREEKKILQEEEEKALALQTKANLSIPLVQETEEDRRLAALLKYHSLDSYEDKQKLKRTEISGRSWFPPAQAPTGKATDTLKKLGLAGKAVPPKALTGGSHITIGHLGIVRRKSREGPESMEHGARTGGQSRDSVAHGTPQQSSPVANGDVLPAEGTASTSCSASLSSSLVADYSNSSSDSEVD; from the exons ATG GGTGAAAGAAAAGGCGTGAATAAGTATTACCCTCCTGACTTCGATCCAGCAAAG CATGTCTCCCTTAATAAATACCGGAACAGCCACCCGCTGCGAGAGAGAGCCCGCaagctctcccagggcatcctTATCATCAG GTTCGAGATGCCCTACAACATCTGGTGCGATGGCTGCAAGAATCACATTGGAATGG GTGTCCGGTACAATGCGGAGAAGAAGAAAGTTGGGAATTACTACACTACCCCCATCTACAG GTTTCGGATGAAGTGCCACCTGTGCGTTAATTACATCGAGATGCAGACGGACCCGGCGAACTGTGACTACGTCATCGTGAGCGGGGCCCAGCGCAAGGAGGAACGCTGGGATATGCAGGACAACGAGCAGATCCTGACCACAG AACACGAGGAGAAGAAGAAGCTGGAGACAGATGCCATGTACCGGCTAGAGCATGGCACCGTGGACCAGAGCAAGCTGCAGAGAGCCATCCCCACCTTGTCCAACATCCAGGAGGCCCAGAGTGCCTGGAAGGACGACTTCGCCATCAACAGCATGCTGCGCAGGAAGTTCAGG GAGGAGAAGAAGATTctccaggaggaagaggagaaggctctGGCTCTGCAGACCAAGGCCAACCTGAGCATCCCTCTGGTGCAGGAGACGGAGGAGGACCGGCGCCTGGCAGCTCTGCTCAAGTACCACAGCCTGGACT CTTATGAGGACAAACAGAAGCTGAAGCGAACAGAGATCTCTGGCCGCTCCTGGTTCCCCCCTGCTCAGGCTCCAACTGGCAAAGCCACCGACACGCTTAAGAAGCTGGGGCTCGCCGGGAAAGCCGTGCCCCCGAAGGCGCTCACTGGCGGCTCACACATCACAATCGGCCACTTGGGCATTGTGCGCCGCAAATCCAGGGAGGGGCCCGAGAGCATGGAGCATGGGGCACGAACTGGCGGGCAGAGCCGCGACAGCGTAGCCCATGGGACGCCCCAGCAGAGCTCCCCCGTGGCCAACGGCGACGTCCTCCCTGCGGAGGGCActgccagcacctcctgctccgCCAGCCTCAGCTCCTCTCTCGTGGCAGACTATTCGAACTCCAGCTCTGATTCTGAAGtggactga